A part of Candidatus Saccharibacteria bacterium genomic DNA contains:
- a CDS encoding DNA alkylation repair protein — protein sequence MSVPTLKSQLKAAGSPERAKTSAYLFKTGKGQYGYGDVFYGVSVPQQRKIAKQFRDLPLKEVERLLQSKVHEERLTASIILVDQYKKADEKIKTEIYNFYLANTKYINNWDIIDGSAEFIVGDYLQDKDKAVLVKLAKSKSLWERRIAILSTFAYIKQGESAETLKIAGILLHDPEDLIQKAVGWMLREAGKRCSREEEESFLQAHYKTMPRTMLRYAIEHFDEPRRQAYLKGTV from the coding sequence TTGAGTGTGCCAACGCTTAAAAGCCAGCTTAAAGCTGCTGGTAGCCCAGAACGGGCCAAGACCAGTGCTTACCTTTTTAAGACCGGCAAAGGCCAGTATGGCTATGGCGATGTTTTCTACGGTGTGAGCGTGCCACAGCAGCGCAAGATTGCCAAACAATTTCGTGATTTACCGCTTAAAGAGGTCGAGAGGTTACTGCAATCCAAAGTCCACGAGGAGCGCTTAACGGCCAGTATAATATTGGTTGATCAATACAAGAAGGCAGATGAAAAAATTAAGACTGAAATTTACAATTTTTATCTGGCTAATACCAAATACATAAACAATTGGGACATTATTGATGGCTCAGCGGAATTTATTGTAGGTGACTATTTGCAGGATAAAGATAAGGCAGTTCTAGTTAAGTTGGCAAAATCAAAGTCACTTTGGGAGCGGCGAATAGCCATTTTGAGCACCTTTGCCTATATAAAGCAGGGCGAATCAGCCGAAACGCTTAAAATTGCAGGGATTTTACTCCACGACCCAGAAGATCTAATTCAAAAAGCTGTCGGTTGGATGCTACGTGAGGCTGGCAAGCGTTGCAGCCGAGAGGAAGAAGAAAGCTTCTTGCAAGCTCACTACAAAACCATGCCACGAACCATGTTGCGCTATGCCATAGAACACTTCGATGAGCCCAGGCGCCAGGCCTACTTAAAAGGTACAGTTTAG
- a CDS encoding replication-associated recombination protein A, whose protein sequence is MRPSALSEVVGQEHIVGKNQFLRTVIEQGEPVSMVLWGPPGSGKTTLARIIARSGDFEYVEISAVTATLADVRKIIHEAEKRLSGLDTMQGSDEKQTELYSKYSKGASQSLTQQRAKPRKTVLFVDEIHRFNKAQQDAFLPHVENGTVILIGATTENPSFEVIGPLLSRSRVVVLEPLSKDDIKTIIVRAVQELKSKGVKPEAVELLADLSGGDARMALNGLEAAAAITKRVIKPEDIKQAMQAMTAKYDKGGEYHYNLISAYIKSMRGSDVDATLYYLARMLQGGEDPKFIARRNIIFASEDIGLAAPAALNLAVSTFLAVERIGLPECQLNLFECAVVLAKSKKSRGVTDAMAKAFKAAGDHPDAPVPLHLRNAPTKLMKDLGYQKGTKWESGFKHLKGFLPDELKDIKIFED, encoded by the coding sequence ATGCGGCCCTCTGCCCTCTCAGAGGTAGTTGGCCAAGAGCATATTGTCGGCAAAAACCAATTTTTGCGTACTGTAATCGAGCAAGGCGAGCCTGTTAGTATGGTTCTGTGGGGGCCACCTGGAAGCGGCAAAACCACTTTGGCGCGGATTATTGCTCGCTCGGGCGATTTTGAGTATGTTGAGATCTCGGCTGTTACGGCCACCTTGGCAGATGTAAGAAAAATTATTCATGAAGCTGAAAAACGGCTTTCTGGGTTGGATACGATGCAAGGCAGCGACGAGAAGCAAACTGAGCTGTATTCGAAATACAGCAAAGGCGCATCGCAGTCGTTAACGCAGCAGCGCGCCAAGCCCAGAAAGACGGTATTGTTTGTCGATGAGATTCACAGATTCAACAAAGCCCAGCAAGATGCTTTTTTGCCCCATGTCGAGAACGGCACTGTTATTTTGATAGGCGCCACCACCGAGAACCCAAGCTTTGAGGTTATTGGCCCCCTACTCAGCCGTTCGCGCGTGGTTGTTCTGGAACCCCTTAGCAAAGATGATATCAAAACCATTATTGTTAGGGCTGTGCAAGAGCTAAAGAGCAAGGGCGTTAAACCCGAAGCCGTAGAGCTGTTAGCCGATCTCAGCGGAGGAGACGCCCGTATGGCTCTCAACGGCCTGGAGGCCGCCGCAGCCATCACAAAGCGAGTTATTAAGCCCGAGGACATTAAGCAAGCCATGCAGGCTATGACTGCTAAGTACGATAAGGGTGGCGAGTATCACTACAATCTTATCTCTGCTTACATCAAATCTATGCGCGGCTCTGATGTCGACGCCACGCTATACTATCTGGCTCGCATGCTACAGGGGGGTGAAGACCCCAAGTTTATTGCCCGCCGCAATATAATTTTTGCAAGCGAAGATATTGGCTTAGCCGCTCCGGCAGCACTCAACTTAGCTGTTTCAACCTTTCTGGCCGTGGAGCGCATTGGCCTGCCCGAATGCCAGCTTAATTTGTTTGAATGTGCGGTTGTGTTAGCAAAGAGCAAGAAGTCCCGGGGTGTTACAGATGCCATGGCCAAGGCATTTAAGGCTGCTGGCGACCACCCAGACGCACCAGTACCACTACATTTGCGCAACGCCCCGACTAAGCTTATGAAGGATCTTGGCTACCAAAAAGGCACTAAATGGGAATCGGGCTTTAAGCACCTTAAGGGCTTTTTACCCGATGAGTTAAAAGATATTAAGATTTTTGAAGACTAA
- a CDS encoding TIGR03086 family protein, translated as MSPSQALKQACEVASKQIDMIKPGQWHVVTPNTDWDLTALVKHMVYEVLWVPDLVEGKTVKEVGDKYDGDILGKDAKKAWLAASQKAVAAFTDPGAMTKTVHLSYANVMGEHYCSEIASDVFIHSWDVAKAVDTNTDLDKELAEFTYKFMQPRAAEMRQSGLFGSEVKVANDADLQTKLLALYGRRN; from the coding sequence ATGAGCCCAAGCCAAGCCCTAAAACAAGCTTGTGAAGTTGCGAGCAAGCAAATTGATATGATCAAGCCTGGCCAATGGCATGTTGTTACGCCCAATACTGATTGGGATTTGACTGCTCTGGTTAAGCACATGGTTTACGAGGTGCTTTGGGTACCCGACCTAGTTGAGGGCAAGACGGTTAAAGAGGTGGGTGATAAGTATGATGGTGACATATTGGGCAAAGATGCCAAAAAAGCCTGGCTAGCAGCCTCGCAAAAGGCCGTGGCGGCATTTACAGATCCAGGCGCCATGACCAAAACAGTCCATTTAAGCTACGCCAACGTGATGGGTGAGCATTATTGCAGCGAGATTGCTAGCGATGTGTTTATTCACTCTTGGGATGTGGCCAAGGCTGTTGATACAAATACCGATCTAGATAAAGAATTGGCGGAATTTACTTACAAATTCATGCAGCCCCGAGCTGCCGAAATGCGCCAAAGTGGCCTGTTTGGCTCGGAAGTCAAAGTGGCAAACGATGCTGATTTGCAAACTAAGCTACTAGCTTTATACGGTCGTAGAAACTAG
- a CDS encoding GAP family protein — protein MQETLVKLLPVAVASAVSPLLLTASIFVLASPKRPVAKAFMLAVGGLLVLVPVSIFIVFFDNQVAAIQAGPSGNGRDVLHMVAGVLLVVLILHDLKKRKTKKHQNLLTKSNELWKYVVGGFGLMLVNVTTLMMYVPAAAILNQSGLSDAGRLLGLAEMVAFSLLPYLIGPVLVILLGKRSGLVLKPLSHFMDRYGNDLIAVIFGILGVYLFIEGLLNFIK, from the coding sequence ATGCAAGAAACACTGGTTAAGCTTTTGCCGGTCGCGGTGGCTTCGGCAGTTAGCCCACTACTACTCACAGCTTCGATATTTGTATTGGCTAGCCCCAAGCGGCCAGTTGCCAAAGCATTTATGCTGGCAGTTGGCGGCCTGTTGGTACTGGTACCGGTTAGCATTTTTATTGTCTTTTTTGATAACCAAGTTGCAGCTATTCAGGCTGGCCCGAGTGGTAACGGTCGTGATGTGTTACACATGGTGGCTGGGGTGCTGCTGGTTGTGCTGATTTTGCATGATCTAAAGAAGAGAAAGACCAAAAAACATCAAAACCTACTTACGAAATCCAACGAGCTATGGAAGTATGTGGTTGGCGGTTTTGGTTTAATGTTGGTCAATGTCACCACACTTATGATGTACGTGCCAGCCGCAGCCATACTAAATCAATCCGGCCTAAGCGATGCCGGCCGGCTGTTGGGTTTGGCTGAGATGGTGGCTTTCTCGCTACTGCCGTATTTGATTGGGCCAGTTTTGGTGATTTTACTCGGCAAACGTTCGGGCTTGGTACTAAAACCACTAAGCCACTTTATGGATCGCTACGGCAACGATTTGATAGCTGTAATTTTTGGCATACTGGGTGTGTACTTATTCATTGAGGGCTTGTTAAACTTTATAAAGTAA
- a CDS encoding LCP family protein, with the protein MKKKKRPEPSFTYDPEADKAKSASRRTGKKTDPDFIFDPTVQADTPTEPADPLDMKNNLEKPVKKKKRWKKVLLTVFLVLLAAAIAYAIYALLQVSKISTNPFNFGKLKGENEGRVNILLLGVGDPGHDGEQLSDTNMVMSVNTKSNPVQVSLISIPRDTRVYIPGQGYAKINQANSYGGPQLAEQTVSETLGIPIQYYVTANFTGLKQAVDAVGGVDIRNNDSLSDPEYPCDNNQWRTCGFNLKPGDYRMDGTTALKYARCRKGTCGDDYGRAARQQQVLQAMREKALSLQTLSNPAKVTNLINTVGNNVKTDLSLNNMMRLRDLTKDVKTSDLISVVFSTKPNGFLKQDPYSSDLLPVAGNFDNIQAFVKDIFSLGPVWKEESNATIKNGTTTVGLALKLKSRIDADGDIVTIESVGNASSKDATATQIIDYTGGQKPNTAAYLEKMVGTGVKVSQPPEPVKNPTVDFEVILGSDYAQAQKPTTNEAP; encoded by the coding sequence ATGAAAAAGAAAAAGCGACCAGAGCCTTCATTTACCTACGACCCCGAGGCCGACAAGGCTAAATCCGCCAGCCGGCGGACAGGCAAAAAAACAGATCCCGACTTTATTTTTGATCCGACCGTGCAAGCCGATACCCCAACAGAACCGGCCGATCCGCTCGATATGAAAAACAACCTCGAAAAACCCGTAAAGAAGAAAAAGCGTTGGAAGAAGGTACTACTTACCGTCTTTTTGGTGCTGCTGGCAGCCGCAATTGCCTATGCCATCTATGCCCTGCTTCAGGTCTCCAAAATTTCAACCAATCCTTTTAATTTTGGTAAACTCAAGGGCGAAAACGAGGGCCGGGTAAACATTTTGCTACTCGGTGTTGGCGACCCTGGACACGATGGTGAACAACTCAGTGACACCAATATGGTTATGAGCGTTAATACCAAATCCAACCCTGTGCAGGTTTCGCTCATAAGCATTCCGCGTGACACCCGAGTTTATATACCTGGCCAAGGCTATGCCAAAATAAACCAAGCCAACTCCTACGGTGGGCCACAACTAGCCGAGCAGACCGTAAGCGAAACTCTAGGCATTCCTATCCAATATTACGTTACTGCTAATTTTACTGGCCTCAAACAAGCTGTTGATGCCGTAGGCGGCGTAGACATACGAAATAATGATAGCTTGAGCGATCCAGAATACCCCTGCGACAACAACCAGTGGCGTACCTGTGGCTTCAACCTAAAACCAGGCGATTACCGCATGGATGGCACTACAGCTCTCAAATATGCTCGTTGTCGCAAAGGTACCTGCGGCGACGATTATGGCCGAGCTGCTCGACAGCAACAGGTATTGCAGGCCATGCGCGAGAAGGCTCTAAGCCTACAAACCTTGTCTAATCCGGCCAAAGTTACAAACCTAATCAATACCGTTGGCAACAATGTAAAAACCGATCTCAGCCTCAATAACATGATGCGTCTGCGCGACCTTACCAAAGATGTTAAAACCAGCGATCTTATAAGTGTGGTATTCTCGACCAAACCTAACGGGTTTTTAAAGCAAGATCCATACAGCTCTGACTTGTTACCAGTGGCCGGTAACTTCGACAACATTCAGGCCTTTGTAAAAGACATATTCAGTCTTGGCCCAGTTTGGAAAGAGGAATCAAACGCGACAATCAAAAACGGCACCACCACGGTTGGCTTGGCTCTCAAGCTCAAGAGCAGGATCGACGCCGATGGCGACATAGTAACTATTGAATCAGTCGGTAATGCCAGTAGTAAAGATGCCACCGCCACCCAGATTATCGATTACACCGGCGGCCAAAAGCCTAACACAGCTGCATATTTAGAAAAAATGGTTGGCACTGGCGTAAAAGTTAGTCAACCGCCCGAGCCGGTTAAAAACCCAACTGTCGATTTTGAGGTTATATTAGGTAGCGATTACGCTCAAGCCCAAAAACCCACCACCAACGAAGCTCCATAA
- a CDS encoding VIT1/CCC1 transporter family protein produces the protein MDSLRKLNSHYIRSSVFGIEDSLVSTTGLIAGVAVGTTNKNVVILAGIVAIAVEAFSMAAGEFISEETEHDLEPGSKQQKPAVAGLVMFVSYLLAGLIPLLPIIALPLPQALYATIVFAAAGLFVLGLIKGQLTRKTLIRSGIKVLLIGGIATIIGIVVGIFFKV, from the coding sequence ATGGACTCATTGCGCAAACTTAATAGTCACTACATACGCAGCTCAGTTTTTGGCATCGAAGACAGCCTGGTGTCGACCACTGGCTTGATTGCCGGGGTGGCGGTAGGCACAACCAATAAGAATGTGGTTATATTGGCAGGGATTGTAGCTATTGCGGTCGAAGCGTTCTCAATGGCCGCCGGTGAGTTTATATCTGAGGAAACCGAGCACGACTTAGAGCCGGGGAGTAAACAGCAAAAACCAGCCGTGGCAGGCCTAGTAATGTTTGTTTCTTACCTGTTAGCTGGCTTAATACCGCTTTTGCCAATAATCGCACTCCCGCTACCTCAAGCTCTATATGCCACAATTGTGTTTGCGGCGGCGGGGCTATTTGTGCTCGGCCTAATCAAAGGCCAGCTTACGCGCAAAACATTGATCCGGTCTGGTATAAAAGTACTTTTGATAGGCGGCATAGCCACAATCATTGGAATTGTGGTGGGGATCTTCTTTAAGGTGTAG
- a CDS encoding DUF308 domain-containing protein, translating into MPSRAALLVRALVNIILGALVIAWPGITLLVVIFLFALNFLISGLFMVFEPAFDKQNKHAGLTVIMGVVLAIVGIFLLGRPQLTGDIIVLLVAVWALFFGMVDLYVGITQRKELPGTWLLIIVGFLALIFGIYLLFNPLSGILALIWVIGLYAMVSGAVLGILALFAYPKLKGGK; encoded by the coding sequence ATGCCATCACGTGCCGCCCTCTTGGTTCGCGCGTTGGTAAATATTATCTTAGGCGCATTAGTTATTGCCTGGCCAGGAATTACCCTGTTGGTGGTGATATTTTTGTTTGCCCTAAACTTTTTAATATCAGGGCTGTTTATGGTGTTTGAGCCTGCTTTTGATAAGCAAAACAAACACGCCGGGCTGACTGTAATAATGGGTGTGGTGTTAGCAATCGTAGGTATATTCTTGCTTGGTCGCCCGCAACTAACTGGCGACATTATTGTACTATTGGTAGCTGTTTGGGCTCTGTTTTTTGGCATGGTCGACCTCTACGTTGGCATCACCCAGCGAAAAGAGTTGCCTGGTACCTGGTTATTAATAATTGTTGGCTTTCTCGCTCTAATATTCGGCATCTACCTGCTGTTTAATCCGCTCTCTGGCATACTTGCCCTAATTTGGGTAATTGGCTTGTACGCCATGGTGTCGGGTGCGGTCCTGGGAATTCTAGCCCTATTCGCCTATCCTAAGCTCAAAGGTGGCAAATAA
- a CDS encoding VOC family protein — MIKKLDIITLYVTDHLKSAEFYEDLGLSVDHSDDDIAIMDLNGFKLWLVNQATAKGNKEFEADALAKDKGAGLYIYLNVDEIDGFYRGLVDKGLKPSSEPRDWPWGNREFVLRDPDGYKLCFYKSLKGV, encoded by the coding sequence ATGATCAAGAAACTAGATATTATTACTCTATATGTGACCGACCACTTAAAATCAGCCGAGTTCTATGAGGATTTAGGCCTTAGTGTAGACCACAGCGACGACGACATTGCCATAATGGATCTTAACGGTTTTAAGCTCTGGCTGGTAAATCAAGCCACCGCCAAAGGCAATAAAGAGTTCGAGGCCGACGCACTGGCTAAAGATAAGGGTGCTGGATTGTATATATATCTAAACGTCGACGAAATCGACGGCTTTTACCGCGGATTGGTTGATAAAGGTTTAAAACCTTCTAGCGAGCCGCGCGATTGGCCCTGGGGCAATCGCGAATTTGTGTTGCGCGATCCCGATGGTTATAAGCTGTGCTTTTATAAAAGTTTAAAGGGAGTATGA
- a CDS encoding arginase — MLKIISAPTSLGSSSPGAEKAPAVILGTSLRDGLTHNHIEFLELQPVEERKLKDSSRLKNYSSVIDFNKRLYKQAVGEVGSKDTMLTIGGDHSVSYGSFFASKQLWPKGCIVYIDAHPDCLGPDTTQSRNLHGLQLATAMGDSLYSDFKLKKFGYDEVFLIGIKDIDPPEQEYLDTKKITYFTMDDVISLGIAEVMAKVLHTIGDRPVHVSLDIDGIDVAEAPGTGIINTGGLSYREASYICRYLAKHKIRAIDLVEVNPDRDVNNKTVQLGSELVVALLGGQWTAYNQYMALESKLQA, encoded by the coding sequence ATGCTCAAAATAATCTCAGCGCCAACATCACTAGGTAGCAGTAGTCCAGGTGCCGAAAAAGCACCGGCAGTAATTCTGGGCACTAGTCTGCGAGATGGTTTGACCCATAACCACATAGAGTTTTTAGAGTTGCAGCCAGTTGAAGAGAGAAAACTAAAGGATAGTTCAAGGCTCAAGAACTACTCTAGTGTAATCGACTTTAACAAGCGGCTTTATAAACAAGCAGTGGGCGAGGTAGGTAGCAAGGACACAATGCTTACTATTGGTGGTGATCACTCAGTAAGCTACGGCAGCTTTTTTGCCAGCAAGCAGCTTTGGCCGAAAGGCTGTATTGTCTATATCGATGCCCACCCGGACTGTTTGGGTCCGGATACAACTCAGTCGCGTAATCTACACGGCTTGCAGTTGGCAACTGCCATGGGCGACTCGCTGTACTCGGACTTTAAACTTAAAAAATTTGGCTACGACGAGGTGTTTTTGATTGGCATAAAAGACATAGACCCCCCAGAGCAAGAATATTTAGATACCAAAAAAATCACTTATTTTACAATGGATGACGTGATTAGCCTGGGCATAGCTGAGGTGATGGCCAAAGTTTTGCACACAATTGGTGATCGACCAGTCCATGTTAGTCTAGATATTGACGGTATAGATGTGGCCGAAGCGCCAGGTACGGGTATAATAAATACCGGCGGCTTGAGCTATCGTGAAGCCAGCTATATTTGCCGATATTTAGCTAAGCATAAAATTCGAGCAATTGATTTGGTCGAAGTAAATCCTGATCGTGATGTGAACAACAAAACCGTTCAGTTGGGTTCGGAGTTAGTGGTAGCATTGCTAGGCGGGCAGTGGACAGCTTACAATCAATACATGGCTCTCGAATCTAAGCTTCAAGCATAG
- a CDS encoding class I SAM-dependent methyltransferase has protein sequence MSEKLTPPPESEPEQDALLDKLQNFQTFVEIGPGDSPVAGAGNLNFAGNRHYIGVEAASPNQTSQASRLRANHESFGADYEREKLDGFKEVARSLKEELRDSNLNFVQGDGTSLPLPDSSVDQVFMSDVANELFHLPGGQSSIKSETATDNLGRLILEVSRVLRPNGLVVIRNSIPGLSAPNLGKTIRESGLDEYRLIDEKSQLLNKLEKMYYNSSAHNPTYYLIARKNSLATP, from the coding sequence ATGAGCGAAAAGCTTACTCCCCCGCCAGAATCAGAACCCGAGCAAGATGCGTTGCTTGATAAGCTCCAGAATTTTCAAACTTTTGTTGAAATTGGCCCAGGTGATTCGCCAGTAGCAGGCGCAGGTAATCTAAACTTTGCAGGCAATAGGCACTACATTGGTGTTGAAGCAGCTAGTCCAAATCAGACTAGTCAGGCTTCTAGATTGCGAGCAAATCATGAAAGTTTTGGAGCAGATTATGAACGTGAAAAACTCGATGGTTTTAAAGAAGTAGCAAGATCATTAAAAGAGGAGCTGCGCGACAGTAATTTAAACTTTGTGCAAGGTGATGGCACAAGCCTCCCCTTGCCAGACAGTTCTGTTGACCAGGTATTTATGTCCGATGTTGCAAACGAACTCTTTCATCTCCCTGGGGGACAAAGCTCCATAAAAAGCGAAACAGCTACTGACAACCTGGGGCGGCTGATATTGGAGGTCTCAAGGGTTCTTAGGCCAAACGGCTTGGTGGTGATTCGTAATTCTATTCCAGGACTGTCAGCACCAAATCTAGGTAAAACTATTCGCGAAAGTGGACTTGACGAGTACAGGCTAATCGACGAGAAATCTCAACTCCTTAACAAGCTTGAGAAAATGTATTACAACTCTAGCGCACATAATCCAACCTATTACTTAATTGCACGCAAAAATAGTCTAGCTACACCTTAA
- the murE gene encoding UDP-N-acetylmuramyl-tripeptide synthetase: protein MKVVKKAKDLLRPISPKPLINAFHYGESQVARVMRGNPTKHMVVIGIVGSKGKTTTANLLWAALSGTGAKVGQIGTANIRIGGQEELNKHHMTLPGAFVTQKYLKQMAKAGCQFAVMEVPSEGQTQYRHVGINFDVLVFTNVTKELMAAHNFRLDVLHKHNKRVFAQLGKNRRKKLNGKIIAKLIVVNQDAKDATAYSDFPSDKKVFFSVDQPSEYRATDIKSGAKGVDFTIKGVDYHINLLGKINVINAGGAIAAARELGVLPGQIQKGFDGLNVVPGRMEPIDVGQNFTTLVDYAHDQASMAALVDSAKAMRHKDSKVIVLLGAEGGGRDEAKRPEMGEIVAKSADYVVVSNVDPYEDDPIKIIEDVAAGAEKAGKKRDKDLFCIEDRREGIRKALKLARKDDLVFITGKGAEQSIVIDGKSQAWDDRKVVREELEKLKG, encoded by the coding sequence ATGAAAGTTGTTAAAAAAGCCAAAGACTTGCTGCGACCAATATCGCCTAAGCCACTTATAAATGCCTTCCATTATGGAGAATCGCAAGTTGCTAGAGTCATGCGCGGCAACCCCACCAAGCACATGGTGGTAATAGGTATAGTTGGCAGCAAAGGTAAAACCACTACTGCCAATTTGCTATGGGCTGCGCTTAGCGGCACTGGTGCCAAGGTTGGCCAGATTGGCACAGCCAATATTCGCATTGGCGGCCAAGAAGAGCTAAACAAGCACCATATGACCCTACCAGGAGCCTTCGTTACCCAAAAGTACCTCAAGCAGATGGCAAAGGCCGGCTGCCAGTTTGCCGTTATGGAGGTGCCGAGCGAGGGCCAGACCCAGTATCGACACGTTGGCATTAACTTCGATGTACTGGTATTTACTAACGTTACCAAAGAGCTCATGGCGGCTCACAACTTTAGGCTGGATGTTTTACACAAGCACAACAAGCGTGTGTTCGCGCAGCTCGGCAAGAACCGACGTAAAAAACTCAATGGCAAAATCATTGCCAAGTTAATTGTGGTTAATCAAGATGCCAAAGACGCTACCGCCTACAGTGACTTTCCCAGTGATAAAAAGGTATTTTTTAGTGTTGACCAACCCAGTGAATACCGGGCGACCGATATTAAGTCTGGAGCCAAGGGTGTTGATTTTACAATCAAGGGCGTGGACTATCATATAAATCTTCTAGGTAAGATCAACGTTATAAACGCGGGCGGCGCTATCGCAGCTGCCCGTGAGCTAGGCGTGCTGCCTGGCCAGATTCAAAAAGGCTTTGATGGTCTAAACGTAGTGCCTGGACGAATGGAGCCCATAGATGTCGGGCAAAACTTTACCACCCTGGTAGATTACGCCCACGATCAGGCCAGTATGGCTGCGCTTGTGGACAGCGCCAAAGCCATGAGGCACAAAGACAGCAAGGTTATTGTGCTGCTTGGTGCCGAAGGTGGCGGTCGTGACGAAGCTAAACGGCCTGAGATGGGCGAAATTGTGGCTAAGAGTGCAGATTACGTAGTAGTTAGCAATGTTGACCCCTACGAAGACGACCCCATCAAGATAATCGAAGACGTGGCCGCAGGGGCCGAAAAAGCTGGCAAAAAGCGCGATAAAGATCTGTTTTGTATTGAGGATCGCCGCGAAGGCATTCGCAAAGCCCTAAAGCTAGCCCGCAAAGATGACTTGGTATTTATAACTGGTAAGGGCGCCGAACAGTCAATCGTAATCGATGGCAAGTCCCAAGCTTGGGACGATCGCAAAGTGGTACGCGAAGAGCTAGAAAAACTCAAAGGATAG
- a CDS encoding DUF1801 domain-containing protein: MNSSTKSSAKTPADYINQLEEPRKSEIAELNNLIRATVPKLKPFMQSGMLAYGKYRFRYASGREGDWMVIGLASQKNYISLYICCILADTGQYLAEQYKDKLPKASIGKSCIRFKHLGDADEQVIKEILKKAEKLGGMSAV, encoded by the coding sequence ATGAACAGTAGTACAAAATCTTCGGCCAAAACTCCAGCAGACTACATTAATCAGCTAGAAGAGCCGCGCAAGAGCGAAATTGCTGAACTCAATAATCTTATTCGGGCCACTGTGCCAAAACTTAAGCCATTCATGCAATCTGGCATGTTGGCTTACGGCAAATATCGATTTAGATATGCCAGTGGTCGTGAGGGTGACTGGATGGTGATAGGTCTTGCCAGCCAAAAGAACTACATATCGCTATATATTTGCTGCATTTTGGCAGATACTGGTCAATATTTAGCTGAACAATACAAAGATAAGCTACCTAAGGCCAGCATTGGTAAAAGTTGCATTCGCTTTAAGCACTTGGGGGATGCCGACGAACAGGTGATTAAGGAAATTCTAAAGAAAGCCGAAAAACTAGGAGGAATGTCGGCCGTATGA
- a CDS encoding HIT domain-containing protein codes for MDDFYCDEVFSGKTKVEKVLETDKVLAFKHTKPHWPVHIVVVPKKHVESLLEADDDILLAILHVVQTVAQDVVAKHGKCQVLTNLGEYQDSKHLHWHVASGKPNHKK; via the coding sequence ATGGATGATTTTTACTGCGATGAAGTCTTCAGCGGCAAAACCAAGGTTGAAAAGGTCTTAGAAACCGACAAAGTGCTGGCTTTTAAACACACTAAGCCACACTGGCCGGTACACATTGTTGTGGTTCCGAAAAAGCATGTCGAATCGTTATTGGAGGCTGATGACGATATACTTTTAGCTATCCTTCATGTGGTTCAAACAGTTGCCCAAGATGTGGTTGCCAAACATGGTAAATGCCAAGTACTAACTAACCTTGGCGAGTATCAAGACTCTAAGCACCTACATTGGCATGTTGCTTCGGGAAAACCCAATCACAAAAAATAG
- a CDS encoding DUF2061 domain-containing protein yields MRKLQHSETTGRSVVKSITYRICIIISIFIVSYVTTGKLDTTLQITGITTVTGIIIYFIHERVWSLIRWGRK; encoded by the coding sequence ATGAGAAAACTTCAACATTCTGAAACCACCGGCCGCTCGGTTGTAAAGAGCATTACTTATAGGATTTGCATTATTATTTCGATTTTTATTGTTAGCTACGTAACTACTGGCAAGCTCGATACAACTCTGCAAATAACCGGCATCACTACTGTTACTGGCATAATAATTTACTTTATTCATGAGCGAGTTTGGAGCTTAATAAGGTGGGGGCGTAAATGA